In Lysinibacillus sp. 2017, the DNA window AAACAACGCCAAATAATATATGAATGAATTCAATCTCATTTTTGACAGACTTCTCTCTTTGAGTAAGTTGTCCTTTTTGAGCATATGCATCGCTACTATTCTATAGATAATTTGTTTGTGCGGATTTCTCCGTTTTATATGGACCGTTTAATACAGAAAACGGAAGTGAAAACGATCTCCACTTCCGTTTAATTATTTATTTTTAATGTTGTCTAAATTCATTAATGGTCTAAATTGTTACTTTGACGTTTTTAATTGTTGTTGAGCCATTGCAACTAATCGTTTTGTGATTTCTCCGCCAACAGAACCATTAGCTCTTGATGATGCTTCCGGACCAAGGTTTACTCCGAATTCCTGCGCAATTTCATACTTCATGTTATCTACCGCTTGGCGAGCGCCGGGTACGTTTAATTGATTTGATTTATTGTTTGAATTACTCATTGTGCATTCCTCCAATCAAGTTATCAGGTTTGTCGCCTGTGGAATTATTATGAGAGTAAAGCTTTAAATTATTCGTAACATCAGAAAAAAAGTGTCAATAAACTAAAAAAAGTGGTTAATTAGAATAAATAAAAGCATTGTTTTTTCTATAATTGAAAAAGAAGTGAAGGTTTATAATACTTGTGTATAAAGGCATTAAAAAATGTTAGTTACGCTATTCAACAAACAGTTCATATTGGGGGCTTTAGTTGCACTAACTAGCTATGTGATCTGTTACCCATCACCTAAAATAAATGAGCTATGCTTACACGTATGTAAGCATGGCTCATTTAATGGTTAGATACTTATGCCAAGTGAAACCAGTAAGTAGTTAAGTGAAATGATTGCAACAGAGATGTGTAACAATACGGTTAACCAATTCTTATGTGTCCCTTGAAAGTCTTGCACTAGCATAGCTACTGACCATATTAAAATAATTAGGTAAGCAAATTGTAATAGTATAGCTGGTAACATTATAAACCTCCTTTTCAATATCATATGAAATGAATAAGGGATGGATTCCGCTTGTTTTTTTTATAAGACCTGGAATACCCACACAAAATAGTACAATATTTATAAGGACTGTTACTTAAATGCTGCTGGCGTAAGATATCCAAGCGTTTGGTGAATTCGAATATTGTTAATTTCGAGCTGTTCAAGTGATTCATAGGTCATCTGGTACACAAATTCAATTTTAAAACTCTTATACGTTGCTTTCGTCGTCTGAACGGTTATCTTCCGCTTTGAAAGAACCCGTGTCTTGATGATTTTTAACCCAACGATCTAATGCAGATGGTGTATCAAGCGAATAAGCCCTTATCAAAAATTAGGACATAGGATATTGATGCTTCTTATAACCTTAAAATTGATGAAGGGTATAAACACTGTAAGGGAGAAAAACATTATTTAACTTTCTTTCTTGCCATTTATCCGGGAATGAGACGAGGCGAGCTTTTAGGGGTAAACTGGAGCGATATTGATTTGGTCAATAAAACAATTCATATTCAACGTTCGTTACAAAGGGTGTTGATGTTGTAAAGGTGTCCAAACGTTTAGGTCACGCGAATGCGAAAATCACATTAGAAACCTATGCGCACCTCGTTCCAAATGAAGAGAATGATTTAGCTGATATTTTTGAAAATGCACTGGAAAAAATCGCGTGAGCATTGCCTAAAAATCGAGGTTTCGTACAGGAAGTGTTCCAAAAGAAAAAACCTGTAAACGTTGTTATATCAACGTTTACAGGCTGTGGAAAGTGATGGTCCCGACTGGTCTCGAACCAGCGACCCCCACCTTGTCGAGGTGATGCTCTCCCAACTGAGCTACAAGACCATGTAAGATACATAAAGAAGCTTAAAAATGTTCTTACATAGAATAATAGCATAAGAGGCGGTGGTGGTACATAGAAAACCACCACTATTTTACTTTTCATGTTATTATTTCAAATAGTAATGATCGCGAACACATTCCTCTTACTAATCAGCGTTTTTTCTTCTTATCGTCTAGTAGCAATGTTTC includes these proteins:
- a CDS encoding alpha/beta-type small acid-soluble spore protein, whose amino-acid sequence is MSNSNNKSNQLNVPGARQAVDNMKYEIAQEFGVNLGPEASSRANGSVGGEITKRLVAMAQQQLKTSK
- a CDS encoding IS3 family transposase, with amino-acid sequence MVGLKIIKTRVLSKRKITVQTTKATYKSFKIEFVYQMTYESLEQLEINNIRIHQTLGYLTPAAFK
- a CDS encoding integrase — translated: MSKRLGHANAKITLETYAHLVPNEENDLADIFENALEKIA